ATGGTGGGGAGTTCGGTCCGTACACCCGCTCGTGACAGGGGGCGGGTGTCGGGTTCTCGCGGCTCACTGGGAATGTTGTCGTGCGATGTCATGCGATCCTCAGTTGCGCTCACGGGCGTTTACGGTGTTCGCTGTCGACGAGATCGTGCAAACTTGTCTCGTGCGTGGGGCATCCGTTCCACGCACATGGGAATTGGAGGAGTGAGAAAGCCGTGGTCGCCGCGGAAGACGCCGGCAGGAACGAAACCGACGTCGCCGAAAAGCTCGATATCGAGCCAGACATGGTGGTACAGGAAATCGGCTGGGACGAGGATGTCGATGACACCGTCCGAGAAGCGATCGAGCAGCGTTGCGGAGGCGAGCTGCTCGATGAGGATGCCGACGAAGTGGTCGATGTCGTCTTGCTGTGGTGGCGTGACGAAGACGGCGACCTGACGGACACACTTCTCGACATCATGACGCCGCTGGCCGAGGAGGGTGTCATCTGGGTGTTTACTCCCAAGACGGGGCGTGAGGGACACGTGGAACCCAGTGACATCGCCGAGGCAGCCTCCACGTCCAATCTTGCCCAGACTTCCAACCTCAGCCTCGGCGAGGAGTGGACCGCAACCAGGTTGGCTTACCGCAAACCGGCGAAGACCAAGAAGTGACGGGGTCGGACGCGCCGGTGGTCGCTCGACTGTCGGTGCGTCCTTCCCCTCGATCGGTGTAGGTTCGACGGCGGAAAAGCCGCCATCGAACGGAAGGATGGGCGCATGACGCTAGAGGTCGGTGCCACAGCGCCGGACTTCACGCTGCCGGATTACAACAAGGAGAAGGTGTCGCTGTCCGACTTCCGGGGCGACAAGAACGTTCTCCTGGTCTTCTACCCGTTCGCCTTCAGTGGTGTGTGCCAGGGTGAGCTCTGCCAGGTCCGCGACGAGCTCAGCGACTTCCAGAACGACCGGGTGCAGGTCGTCGGGGTTTCGGTCGACTCCTCGTTCGCGCTCAAGGCGTGGGCGGAGCAGGAGGGCTACACCTTCCCGCTGCTCTCCGACTTCTGGCCGCACGGCGAGGTCTCCAAGGCCTACGGCGTGTTCAACGAGCAGGCCGGGATGGCCAACCGGGGGACCTTCCTCGTCGACACCGAGGGCAAGGTCCGGTTCGCCGAGATGAACCAGCCCGGCGAGCCTCGTGACCAGGACGCTTGGAAGAAGGCGCTCGCGGAGCTGTCCGCGTGAAGCCGCGCGGTGGCCGACCTGTACGATGTTGGTCGGCCACCGCCGAGGGCGCATAGCTCAGCGGAAGAGCACCTGCCTTACAAGCAGGGGGTCGCTGGTTCGAGCCCAGCTGCGCCCACCACACCCACTCCGACCAGCGAAAAAGCCAGCGAAAAAGACCGCCGGATCAGAGTCCGTGTCGATTGCGCGGCGCGCAGCGAGACGATAACTTCGCCCGCTCTCGGGAGCCCGCCGGGCCATCGTGGACGAAGGAGTCCGCTGCCCGACCGCTGTCACGCGAACCAGCCACCGCAGACCTTGGCCTTCTTGCGCGGGTCGGTGGTGCGCAACTTCGCGACTATACGTTCGGCCTGCCGCTCGGCGGGTTCCTTCCTCACGGGAAACCGCATGCGGAACTGGGTGTATTCCTGGGGGAAGTCGCCGTGCGTCCGCAGGTTGTCCCTGACGACATCCCGGGGTGGCGAGGTGAACGTCATCTCAACCCGGTTGGGCGTCCGGATCGAGGACCCGGTTCGACCCAGGCTGCTGTTCCACCGGCCCAGTGCAGTCGGTTCCGCGCGAAGCCGGGTACGTAACAGCCGCGCCACGGTCCGTCCGGGCCACTCCCAGGAGCGCTCGGCGTGAGCACGGGCGAGTTCGGCTTCGTACTGCTCCGAGTCGAACCGGACCTCCGCCGAGGAGAAGTCGTCATCGTCGGGGTTGTGCCACCGGTCCCAGACGACCTGGTCCCCGTCGCGGCGAACACGAACGCAGACCGCGCCGCAGCAGCCCCACGTGCACTCGGCTTCGGCGAGCATCACCTCCCGGGGGTGGTCGGTGGGCAGCAGCGGACCGTCCGGTCCCAACAGCATGTCGGGCTCCAGGCACGGTCCGGTGTCGAACTCGGGTTCGATCACGTCCCGTCCGTCGATCAGGAACTTGGTCTCGACCTCGTTCCAGGTGGAGTCCTCCGGCAGGACCACGGAGATGTTCAGGTGGCTCGGCACGTTGCCAGGTTAGCCACGGCGTCCACGGGATTTCGCCCGACATCCGGATGCCGCGCAGCACGTCGTCCGGTGTCCCGATCCGGTTCGCGGCGGCGAGTGCCCGACGTGGTCGGCCGCGTTCGGCGTGCTGGCCTCGGACATCGGGATTCCCCATTCGTGGGTGGCGAGTACGTGGGGCGTGCGGATGCCGGTGATGGTGCAGTCCGCCGTCTCGCCGCTCCTCCACATTCGCGGCGTGTGCTCGCGGACACGGAAGTCACCGCCGTGTTCACCGGCCACCGCCGCCGTGTCCCACTCGAACCCGGTCCGCTATGAACGGTTCCGGTCAG
This genomic stretch from Actinopolyspora halophila DSM 43834 harbors:
- a CDS encoding DUF3052 domain-containing protein, with the translated sequence MVAAEDAGRNETDVAEKLDIEPDMVVQEIGWDEDVDDTVREAIEQRCGGELLDEDADEVVDVVLLWWRDEDGDLTDTLLDIMTPLAEEGVIWVFTPKTGREGHVEPSDIAEAASTSNLAQTSNLSLGEEWTATRLAYRKPAKTKK
- a CDS encoding peroxiredoxin, which encodes MTLEVGATAPDFTLPDYNKEKVSLSDFRGDKNVLLVFYPFAFSGVCQGELCQVRDELSDFQNDRVQVVGVSVDSSFALKAWAEQEGYTFPLLSDFWPHGEVSKAYGVFNEQAGMANRGTFLVDTEGKVRFAEMNQPGEPRDQDAWKKALAELSA